From Egibacteraceae bacterium, a single genomic window includes:
- a CDS encoding DEAD/DEAH box helicase encodes MDAHTPLARLAAALAESQPSADGRPRIAALQHLPARRAVTVALPGDLPEPLPGRLALAGVERLYSHQAEALGHVRADRSVVVATGTASGKSLCYQLPLAERLLRDSKATALYLAPTKALAHDQLRALRAFRLPQLRAATYDGDTPRSERDAVRRTANVVLTNPDMLHVGVLPAHRRWGDFLHRLALVIVDECHVARGVFGSHVAAILRRLRRLCAHYSSAPTFVLASATIGNPGEHARNLTGVDVAEVVRDGSPRPRVTFALWEPPLTDAASGARRSTLAEAADLLAGLVEAGPSTLAFVKSRKGAEVVAATARRLVAPASERSILAYRAGYLPEERRAVERGLVDGSLRGVAATDALELGVDVGALDAVVIAGWPGTAASLWQQAGRAGRRGREATVVFVADDNPLDHFLLAHPDQLWSRPLESAVVDVTNPYVLLPHLRCAAWELPLDAADAVFAPAELDGLIAEEVAEGRLRERGGRAYWSGRGSPAAGVSIRSAGGRPFAIVDGDTGAVVGDVDEARAYRTVHPGAVYLHQGQSYRVRRLDLDNRVAVTGPDPGEEYTQPRTDTDIAVLAVEETADWHRCVMHRGRVEVSSQVLAYERRAIFSNASLGLVELDLPRVHLVTQALWITIPEAVLTEAGLTTTAVPGAAHAAEHAAIGLLPLFAMCDRWDIGGVSTAWHPDTGQATIFIYDGYPGGAGITERGFRTDDAHLRATLAAVAACGCADGCPSCVQSPKCGNGNHPLDKAGALALLAAVLSERAAARAG; translated from the coding sequence GTGGATGCCCACACACCGCTGGCGCGCCTGGCCGCCGCCCTCGCCGAGAGCCAGCCGTCGGCCGACGGCCGTCCCCGGATCGCGGCGCTGCAGCACCTGCCCGCGCGCCGCGCGGTCACGGTGGCCCTGCCCGGGGACCTGCCCGAGCCCCTGCCCGGGCGTCTGGCCCTCGCCGGCGTCGAGCGGCTGTACAGCCACCAGGCCGAGGCCCTCGGCCACGTGCGCGCCGACCGTTCAGTCGTGGTCGCCACCGGCACGGCCAGCGGCAAGAGCCTGTGCTACCAGCTGCCGCTCGCCGAGCGCCTGCTGCGCGACAGCAAGGCCACCGCCCTCTACCTCGCGCCCACCAAGGCCCTGGCGCACGACCAGCTGCGCGCGCTGCGCGCCTTCCGGTTGCCGCAGCTGCGAGCGGCCACCTACGACGGTGACACCCCGAGGAGCGAGCGGGACGCGGTGCGGCGCACCGCCAACGTGGTGCTCACCAACCCCGACATGCTGCACGTGGGCGTGCTGCCGGCCCACCGCCGGTGGGGGGACTTCCTCCACCGCCTCGCCCTGGTGATCGTCGACGAGTGCCACGTGGCCCGCGGGGTCTTCGGCTCGCACGTGGCCGCCATCCTGCGCCGGCTGCGCCGCCTGTGCGCGCACTACTCGTCCGCCCCGACGTTCGTGCTGGCGAGCGCCACCATCGGCAACCCCGGGGAGCACGCCCGCAACCTCACCGGCGTGGACGTGGCCGAGGTCGTGCGCGACGGGTCGCCGCGGCCCCGGGTGACGTTCGCCCTCTGGGAGCCGCCGCTGACCGACGCCGCGTCGGGCGCCCGTCGGTCGACGCTGGCCGAGGCCGCGGACCTGCTCGCCGGCCTGGTGGAGGCCGGGCCGTCGACCCTGGCGTTCGTGAAGTCCCGCAAGGGCGCCGAGGTGGTCGCCGCCACCGCTCGCCGGCTGGTGGCGCCGGCCTCGGAGCGGTCCATCCTCGCCTACCGCGCCGGCTACCTGCCCGAGGAGCGCCGGGCCGTCGAGCGCGGCCTGGTCGACGGCAGCCTGCGCGGGGTCGCCGCGACCGACGCGCTGGAGCTCGGGGTCGACGTGGGGGCCCTGGACGCCGTGGTGATCGCCGGGTGGCCCGGCACCGCCGCGTCGCTCTGGCAGCAGGCCGGCCGCGCCGGGCGCCGGGGGCGGGAGGCCACGGTCGTCTTCGTCGCCGACGACAACCCGCTCGACCACTTCCTGCTCGCCCACCCCGACCAGCTGTGGTCGCGTCCGTTGGAGAGCGCGGTGGTCGACGTGACGAACCCCTACGTCCTCCTGCCGCACCTGCGCTGCGCGGCATGGGAGCTCCCGCTGGACGCCGCCGACGCCGTCTTCGCACCGGCCGAGCTGGACGGGCTGATCGCCGAGGAGGTCGCCGAGGGGCGCCTGCGGGAGCGCGGGGGGCGGGCCTACTGGTCGGGGCGGGGCTCGCCGGCCGCCGGGGTCTCGATCCGCAGCGCCGGCGGCCGGCCCTTCGCGATCGTCGACGGGGACACCGGCGCGGTCGTCGGCGACGTCGACGAGGCACGGGCCTACCGCACCGTGCACCCGGGCGCGGTCTACCTGCACCAGGGACAGAGCTACCGGGTTCGCCGGCTGGATCTGGACAACCGCGTCGCCGTGACCGGCCCCGACCCCGGTGAGGAGTACACGCAGCCCCGCACCGACACCGACATCGCCGTCCTCGCCGTCGAGGAGACCGCCGACTGGCACCGCTGCGTCATGCACCGGGGGCGGGTCGAGGTGTCCAGCCAGGTGCTGGCCTACGAGCGGCGTGCGATCTTCAGCAACGCCTCACTGGGCCTGGTCGAGCTCGACCTGCCGCGGGTGCACCTGGTCACCCAGGCGTTGTGGATCACCATCCCCGAGGCCGTGCTGACGGAGGCGGGGCTGACGACCACGGCGGTACCCGGTGCGGCCCACGCCGCCGAGCACGCCGCGATCGGCCTGCTGCCCCTCTTCGCGATGTGCGACCGGTGGGACATCGGCGGGGTGTCCACCGCCTGGCACCCGGACACGGGCCAGGCGACCATCTTCATCTACGACGGCTACCCGGGCGGTGCGGGCATCACCGAGCGCGGCTTCCGCACCGACGACGCCCACCTGCGCGCCACGCTGGCCGCGGTCGCCGCGTGCGGCTGTGCGGACGGCTGTCCCTCGTGCGTGCAGTCCCCCAAG
- a CDS encoding STAS domain-containing protein, translating to MELSLDHRKEGDRTVLEVGGEVDVYTAPKLREKLVELVGEGHHQIVVDMTKVEFLDSTGLGVLVGGLKRVRSHDGTLVLVCNQERILKIFRITGLTKVFPIHDSLDEALADS from the coding sequence GTGGAGCTGTCACTGGACCACCGCAAGGAAGGTGACCGCACCGTCTTGGAAGTGGGCGGTGAGGTCGATGTCTACACGGCGCCGAAGCTGCGGGAGAAGCTCGTCGAGCTCGTGGGGGAGGGCCACCACCAGATCGTGGTCGACATGACCAAGGTGGAGTTCCTCGACTCGACGGGGCTGGGCGTGCTGGTCGGCGGCCTCAAGCGGGTGCGCTCGCATGACGGTACCCTGGTCCTGGTGTGCAACCAGGAGCGGATCCTCAAGATCTTCCGGATCACCGGCTTGACCAAGGTCTTCCCGATCCACGACTCCCTGGACGAGGCACTCGCGGACTCGTGA